Proteins co-encoded in one Ooceraea biroi isolate clonal line C1 chromosome 9, Obir_v5.4, whole genome shotgun sequence genomic window:
- the LOC113562605 gene encoding acanthoscurrin-2-like — protein MRRRRETAMPSLFLPSLLLVVSLFSLASAGGHGGHKHVVIHVPYKIKTIHHTHTITKHIHHGGGGGDKYEVLGYTVGHPIDLGGHGGGGGFGGHDFGGGGGGGGHDFGGHDFGGGGGGGGGGGGHDFGGYDFGGGGGGGGGHDFGGGGGGHIEISGGGGGGFGGGGHEDWSGR, from the exons ATGAGAAGACGACGCGAGACGGCCATGCCGAGCCTTTTCCTG cCGAGTCTTCTCCTAGTCGTCTCACTATTTAGCTTGGCCAGCGCGGGTGGACACGGCGGACA cAAGCATGTGGTAATTCATGTGCCGTACAAGATCAAGACCATTCACCACACGCACACGATCACGAAGCACATACAccacggcggcggcggcggcgacaaGTACGAGGTACTCGGATATACCGTGGGTCACCCCATCGATTTAGGAGGTCACGGCGGCGGAGGCGGTTTTGGCGGACACGATttcggtggcggcggcggcggtggaggACACGACTTTGGCGGACACGAtttcggcggcggcggcggcggcggcggtggcggcggggGACATGACTTCGGCGGATACGATttcggtggcggcggcggtggcggcggggGACATGACTTCgggggtggcggtggtggccATATCGAGATcagcggtggtggcggtggtggatTCGGGGGCGGAGGTCACGAGGACTGGTCGGGTCGTTAA
- the LOC105279471 gene encoding uncharacterized protein LOC105279471 codes for MRCLALCVLLLAISEPLLIHAKVVLVVPRQIRRSPATPWRPPPHKKSPYGSNDFHHPPYYGSALSTRYYTSKKPFRPLPYPHGGDDFDQGHESVNHVHIPYSKDVSHGISFGKGYIPYDNLKSSSLPFVQDRYAGTYARQPVGPDFTPTGFTSVGQEYAASATATQSYEGPHVDSFFSDMESATRSDSLKDTAGKYYAARSIEKDLTLRNQQALGASGAEREDPPSAKGTEVFLPKDAPPAAYGHVTGTSGAVILPAGIPPATIAGNKEGIVLRDTVSLDEYQRKLEELTKTWPSVLSAGTNGAASFVASAPIHQPLQAVGRFPTGGLVGTGFAGGPTGGADWLAGLQAQSKQGYAVREDQGDPTTHDFRTMPIHTAASSYPQLPQFAGANTVVPARAFAPNFHG; via the exons ATGCGATGCTTG GCCCTCTGCGTTCTGCTGCTGGCGATCAGCGAGCCTCTTCTAATTCACGC GAAAGTGGTGCTCGTTGTACCCCGTCAGATAAGACGCAGTCCTGCGACACCATGGCGACCCCCTCCTCACAAGAAATCGCCTTATGGCAGCAATGATTTCCATCATCCCCCGTACTACGGTAGTGCTCTTTCAACTCGTTACTATACTAGCAAAAAACCGTTCCGCCCGTTGCCGTATCCGCACGGAGGTGATGATTTCGATCAAGGCCATGAATCTGTGAATCACGTGCATATACCGTACAGCAAAGACGTCAGTCACGGCATTTCCTTCGGCAAGGGATACATCCCGTACGACAACCTCAAGAGCAGCAGTCTGCCGTTCGTGCAAGATAG ATATGCCGGCACTTACGCTCGTCAACCTGTCGGTCCGGACTTCACGCCGACCGGTTTCACGTCGGTAGGTCAGGAATACGCGGCATCGGCGACCGCGACGCAGTCTTACGAGGGACCGCACGTGGACTCGTTCTTTTCCGACATGGAGAGCGCCACACGCAGCGACAGCCTCAAAGACACTGCCGGCAAGTACTACGCCGCGCGCTCCATCGAGAAGGACCTCACCCTGAGGAACCAGCAGGCCCTTGGCGCCAGCGGCGCCGAACGCGAGGATCCTCCGTCGGCGAAAGGCACCGAGGTCTTTCTGCCTAAAGACGCTCCTCCAGCGGCGTACGGTCACGTGACCGGTACTTCCGGCGCCGTGATACTGCCGGCCGGTATACCGCCGGCCACCATCGCCGGAAACAAGGAAGGCATCGTGCTGCGGGACACTGTTTCCCTGGACGAATACCAAAGAAAGCTGGAGGAGCTCACGAAGACCTGGCCGAGCGTGCTGTCGGCTGGTACCAACGGGGCAGCCAGCTTCGTCGCCTCGGCACCGATTCACCAGCCACTGCAAGCGGTGGGTCGTTTCCCGACTGGCGGCCTCGTCGGTACCGGCTTTGCCGGTGGACCGACCGGCGGAGCCGATTGGCTCGCTGGTCTTCAGGCCCAGTCGAAGCAGGGCTACGCCGTGCGGGAGGATCAAGGCGATCCCACGACCCACGACTTCCGCACGATGCCGATTCACACCGCCGCGTCATCCTATCCGCAGCTGCCACAGTTTGCTGGCGCGAACACGGTCGTTCCGGCGCGGGCCTTTGCCCCGAATTTCCACGGATAG